A genomic stretch from Antarcticibacterium flavum includes:
- the mscL gene encoding large conductance mechanosensitive channel protein MscL: MGFLKEFKEFAVKGNMIDMAVGIIIGTAFNKVVDVLVKQVVMPPLSMMTEGVNYASRRIVLREGVAEQPGVSPAVEEIAIGYGALVEALIDFLIIGMTIFLVVKLMNRFRRKSEDPKDKTVETPKNIELLTNLNELMEEQNKLLRKGGQNN; encoded by the coding sequence ATGGGGTTTTTAAAGGAATTTAAGGAGTTTGCTGTAAAAGGCAATATGATAGATATGGCGGTGGGGATCATCATAGGTACCGCCTTTAATAAGGTGGTAGATGTGCTCGTGAAACAGGTCGTAATGCCGCCACTATCAATGATGACAGAAGGGGTTAACTACGCTTCAAGGAGAATAGTCCTGCGGGAAGGTGTTGCAGAACAGCCGGGTGTTTCCCCTGCAGTAGAGGAGATAGCAATAGGATATGGAGCCCTCGTGGAGGCACTCATAGATTTTTTGATTATAGGGATGACCATATTCCTGGTGGTGAAATTAATGAACAGGTTTCGAAGAAAATCTGAAGATCCCAAAGACAAAACAGTCGAAACTCCAAAGAATATTGAATTGCTTACCAATCTTAATGAGTTAATGGAGGAGCAAAATAAATTATTACGAAAAGGCGGGCAAAATAACTGA